Proteins from a genomic interval of Cupriavidus sp. WKF15:
- the senB gene encoding selenoneine biosynthesis selenosugar synthase SenB, with the protein MRPPKATVAIISPALRKANNGNWQTAHRWSRFLQGDYDVSLAAEWPAAGPDDALPDCLIALHARRSAESIARYAEACPDRPLIVVLTGTDLYRDIRTDAAARRSLELATHLVVLQDEGLAELAAAHRAKCRVIYQSAPACAPAAPRHDHFDVVLVGHMRAEKDPLTPMRALSLLPEDSRVRLIHIGGALDDAYQQAALALEAQAWPGVRRYVWLRNLPHDETRQHIRQAQAMVISSVMEGGANVIIEAVASGVPVLASRIPGNVGMLGRDYDGYFPLGDAAQLALLLERTSRDAGFLNRLRQQCALRAPLFAPARERAEVGKLVADALKPE; encoded by the coding sequence ATGCGTCCTCCCAAGGCCACCGTCGCGATTATCAGTCCAGCGCTGCGCAAAGCCAACAATGGCAACTGGCAAACCGCCCATCGCTGGTCCCGGTTCCTGCAGGGGGACTACGATGTCTCACTGGCCGCCGAATGGCCGGCGGCCGGCCCGGACGACGCCCTGCCCGACTGCCTGATCGCCCTGCACGCCCGACGCTCGGCCGAGTCCATCGCCAGGTACGCCGAGGCTTGTCCGGATCGTCCGCTGATCGTGGTGCTGACCGGCACCGATCTGTACCGCGACATCCGCACCGATGCAGCGGCCCGGCGCTCGCTCGAACTGGCCACCCACCTGGTTGTGCTGCAGGACGAAGGGCTCGCCGAACTGGCGGCCGCGCATCGCGCCAAGTGCCGTGTGATCTACCAGTCTGCCCCGGCATGCGCCCCCGCCGCGCCCCGCCACGATCATTTCGACGTTGTGCTGGTCGGCCACATGCGGGCGGAAAAAGACCCGCTCACGCCCATGCGCGCCCTCTCGCTGCTTCCCGAGGATTCGCGCGTGCGCCTGATTCACATTGGTGGCGCGCTCGATGACGCCTATCAGCAGGCGGCCCTGGCGCTGGAAGCACAAGCCTGGCCCGGCGTGCGGCGCTATGTCTGGCTCAGGAACCTGCCCCATGATGAAACCCGGCAGCATATCCGACAGGCACAGGCCATGGTGATCTCCAGCGTTATGGAAGGCGGCGCCAACGTGATCATCGAGGCCGTCGCCAGCGGCGTGCCGGTGCTGGCCAGTCGCATCCCGGGTAACGTCGGCATGCTGGGCCGTGACTACGACGGCTATTTTCCACTGGGCGACGCCGCGCAACTGGCGCTCTTGCTGGAACGGACCAGCAGGGACGCCGGGTTCCTGAACCGCCTGCGGCAGCAATGCGCACTGCGGGCTCCGCTGTTTGCGCCGGCGCGGGAACGGGCGGAAGTAGGTAAACTTGTCGCCGACGCCTTGAAACCTGAATAA
- the senA gene encoding selenoneine synthase SenA — MALRSAGLIIATVALGGRMTTGSVGAAARRIDKLGLDAAFADAHRRTWAVLQDLSPSQWQVPYDAGINPPLWEYAHIAWFTEQWVLREPRAGQDGRWVASLPSMLPDADRLFDSMRVAHQDRWHLALPGLSEIRGYAAAVLGRVRARLATSDDNDAALYFFRLALFHEDMHAEALTYMRQTLDYPLHAPLDMAAIAPGAGSAAAGGDTFPMGSPASGAGFVFDNEKWAHPVHVAPFHIDRTCVSNAAFAEFVAAGGYRDHQWWSDDGRAWLQRSGLAHPARWRQATGGIPGQWALRWFGQWLPLPPDQPVCHVNAYEAEAYCRWAGKRLPAEAEWEYAATHDLIHWGGAVWEWTADPFVPYAGFSPDPYQEYSAPWFHTHRSVRGGSFATHARMQHARYRNFYLPHRGDVFVGFRCCG, encoded by the coding sequence TTGGCTTTGCGCAGCGCTGGACTGATAATCGCGACGGTGGCCTTGGGAGGACGCATGACGACAGGTTCCGTGGGGGCAGCAGCAAGAAGGATAGACAAGCTCGGGCTGGATGCGGCGTTTGCCGATGCGCACCGGCGCACCTGGGCCGTGCTTCAGGATCTGTCGCCGTCCCAATGGCAGGTTCCCTATGATGCGGGAATCAATCCGCCCTTGTGGGAGTATGCCCATATCGCGTGGTTTACGGAGCAATGGGTGCTGCGGGAGCCGCGCGCCGGCCAGGATGGCCGCTGGGTGGCCAGCCTCCCGTCCATGCTGCCGGACGCCGACCGGCTGTTCGATTCCATGCGCGTCGCCCACCAGGACCGGTGGCATCTTGCGCTGCCCGGGCTTTCCGAGATCCGCGGCTACGCAGCCGCCGTACTGGGGCGAGTTCGCGCAAGGCTCGCCACATCGGACGATAACGACGCGGCGCTCTATTTTTTCCGGCTCGCCTTATTCCACGAAGACATGCACGCGGAGGCGCTGACCTATATGCGGCAGACACTTGATTATCCGCTGCATGCTCCGCTTGACATGGCTGCCATCGCGCCAGGCGCCGGGTCGGCAGCCGCAGGCGGCGACACGTTCCCGATGGGGTCGCCCGCCAGCGGCGCCGGGTTCGTCTTCGACAACGAGAAGTGGGCCCACCCGGTCCACGTCGCCCCCTTCCACATCGATCGCACTTGCGTCAGCAATGCCGCATTTGCGGAATTCGTGGCGGCGGGCGGCTACCGCGACCATCAGTGGTGGTCCGACGACGGACGCGCATGGCTGCAACGCAGCGGGCTGGCGCATCCCGCGCGCTGGCGCCAGGCAACTGGCGGCATTCCGGGGCAATGGGCATTGCGATGGTTCGGGCAGTGGCTGCCGCTGCCGCCCGATCAGCCGGTGTGCCATGTCAATGCCTATGAGGCGGAAGCCTATTGCCGCTGGGCCGGCAAGCGCTTGCCCGCGGAAGCCGAGTGGGAGTATGCGGCAACGCATGACCTGATCCACTGGGGTGGCGCCGTGTGGGAATGGACGGCTGATCCTTTCGTGCCCTATGCAGGGTTCTCGCCCGACCCCTACCAGGAATATTCCGCCCCCTGGTTTCACACGCATCGCTCGGTTCGCGGCGGATCGTTCGCGACCCATGCCCGCATGCAGCACGCTCGCTACCGGAACTTCTACCTGCCGCACCGCGGGGACGTCTTCGTCGGATTCCGCTGCTGCGGTTGA
- a CDS encoding sulfite exporter TauE/SafE family protein, translating to MKPELLMPVLGLQALLGAGTYFQTVTGFGLGMIVMGATSGLGLAPVATVAAVVSLVTLANSACALPGKMQHIDWRAVLAAAIGILPSVVAGVMLLDYLSSTAATLLQILLGAVILYGGLSAALRPEPLPRRSGDRSFLVSGIFGGLLSGMFGVSGPPLIFQFYRQPMKPVEIRCALILVFTVTSGVRTLFSAWQGQLDGQIWLQAAIGVPVVVLATLLGRRFPPPFSATTTRRIAFGVLMGIGASLMVPALVSRIG from the coding sequence ATGAAGCCCGAATTGTTGATGCCCGTGCTGGGCCTGCAGGCCCTGCTTGGCGCGGGAACGTATTTTCAGACGGTGACAGGTTTTGGCCTGGGCATGATCGTGATGGGCGCCACGAGCGGACTGGGCCTGGCCCCGGTCGCCACGGTCGCGGCCGTGGTGAGCCTGGTGACGCTCGCCAACAGCGCCTGCGCCCTGCCCGGCAAGATGCAGCATATCGACTGGCGCGCGGTGCTTGCCGCGGCCATCGGCATTCTTCCCTCGGTGGTCGCCGGCGTGATGCTGCTCGACTACCTCAGCAGCACCGCGGCCACGCTGCTTCAGATCCTGCTGGGCGCCGTGATCCTGTATGGCGGCCTGAGCGCGGCGCTGCGGCCCGAGCCGCTGCCACGGCGCTCGGGCGACCGCAGCTTTCTCGTCAGCGGCATCTTTGGCGGCCTGCTGAGCGGCATGTTCGGCGTGTCCGGCCCGCCGCTGATTTTCCAGTTCTACCGCCAGCCCATGAAGCCGGTGGAGATCCGCTGCGCGCTGATCCTGGTCTTTACCGTGACCTCCGGCGTGCGCACCCTGTTCTCGGCCTGGCAGGGCCAGCTCGACGGGCAGATCTGGCTGCAGGCGGCCATCGGCGTGCCGGTGGTAGTGCTGGCCACGCTGCTGGGACGCCGCTTTCCGCCGCCGTTCTCCGCGACGACCACGCGGCGCATCGCCTTCGGCGTGCTGATGGGTATCGGCGCGAGCCTGATGGTGCCGGCGCTCGTCAGCCGGATCGGCTAG
- the pta gene encoding phosphate acetyltransferase, translated as MKPILRIIDRARAAPCRIVLCEAEDSRILQAAARATRESIAQVILVGNPERITAAAHALGIGLDGMSIVDPATSALAPSFAQALYAMRQKKGMTLDQARQAVLDPLCFANLMVRQGHADGSVAGAVHTTADVVRQAIQLIGLAPGFRLVSSFFLMMLCEPFHALKGGLIFSDCGLVVNPDAEELSEIAMAAADSARSLLNEEPRVAMLSFSTCGSAKHAAVDKVVAATERVRAQRPGLAIDGDVQLDAAIVAEIAERKIPHSRVGGHANVLVFPNLEAGNIGYKLAERLGGAKAIGPMLQGLKKPANDLSRGCSEEDVFHVIAVTVVQAQAASAQQAPTGEQAVA; from the coding sequence ATGAAGCCCATCCTCCGCATCATCGACCGCGCGCGCGCCGCGCCCTGTCGCATCGTCCTGTGCGAGGCAGAAGACTCGCGCATCCTGCAGGCGGCCGCGCGGGCGACGCGCGAGAGCATCGCGCAGGTGATCCTGGTAGGCAACCCCGAGCGGATCACCGCCGCGGCGCACGCGCTGGGAATCGGGCTGGACGGGATGAGCATCGTCGACCCGGCCACGTCAGCGCTGGCGCCCTCTTTCGCGCAGGCGCTCTACGCCATGCGCCAGAAGAAGGGCATGACGCTGGACCAGGCCCGGCAGGCCGTGCTCGACCCGCTGTGCTTTGCCAACCTGATGGTGAGGCAGGGCCATGCGGATGGTTCAGTGGCCGGCGCGGTCCACACCACGGCCGACGTGGTACGCCAGGCCATCCAGCTGATCGGGCTGGCGCCCGGCTTCCGGCTGGTGTCGAGCTTCTTCCTGATGATGCTGTGCGAGCCGTTCCACGCGCTCAAGGGCGGACTGATCTTCTCCGACTGCGGGCTGGTGGTGAATCCCGATGCCGAGGAGCTGTCGGAAATCGCCATGGCTGCGGCTGACAGCGCACGTTCGCTGCTGAACGAGGAGCCGCGCGTGGCCATGCTGTCGTTCTCGACCTGCGGCAGCGCGAAACACGCGGCGGTCGACAAGGTGGTCGCGGCCACGGAGCGCGTGCGTGCGCAACGGCCCGGCCTGGCCATCGACGGCGACGTGCAGCTTGACGCCGCCATCGTCGCGGAAATTGCCGAGCGCAAGATCCCGCACTCACGGGTGGGCGGCCACGCCAATGTGCTGGTCTTCCCCAACCTGGAAGCCGGCAACATCGGCTACAAGCTCGCCGAGCGGCTCGGCGGCGCCAAGGCCATCGGCCCGATGCTGCAAGGGCTCAAGAAGCCCGCCAACGACCTGTCGCGCGGTTGCAGCGAGGAAGACGTGTTCCATGTCATCGCCGTCACCGTGGTGCAGGCGCAAGCCGCTTCGGCCCAGCAAGCACCCACCGGAGAACAGGCGGTAGCATGA
- the xsc gene encoding sulfoacetaldehyde acetyltransferase, translated as MRDLDTTSHPAVSGGSATETQVPAGPQTMTPSEAFVETMVANGVTDMFGIMGSAFMDAMDIFAPAGIRLIPVVHEQGAGHMADGYARVSGRHGVVIGQNGPGISNCVTSIAAAYWAHSPVVIVTPEAGTTGIGLGGFQEAKQLPMFQEFTKYQGHVTHPQRMAEFTGRCFDRALAEMGPTQLNIPRDYFYGKITAEIPKPQRLDRGPGGEQSLNEAAELLAQAKFPVIISGGGVVMADAIEECKALAERLGAPVVNSYLHNDSFPASHPLWCGPLGYQGSKAAMKLISRADVVIALGSRLGPFGTLPQHGMDYWPKNAKIIQIDADHKMLGLVKKISVGICGDAKAAAIALTQRLAGRTLACDSSRDARATEIASEKTAWEKELDEWTHERDPYSLDMIEEQKHERTFNGGTYLHPRQVLRELEKAMPADVMVSTDIGNINSVANSYLRFEKPRSFFAAMSWGNCGYAFPTIIGAKVAAPHRPAVSYAGDGAWGMSLMETMTCVRHNIPVTAVVFHNRQWGAEKKNQVDFYNRRFVAGELDNQSFAEIAKAMGAEGIVVDRLEDVGPALKRAIDLQMNHGKTTIIEVLCTRELGDPFRRDALSKPVRYLDKYKDYV; from the coding sequence ATGCGCGACCTCGACACGACCTCGCACCCCGCCGTTTCCGGTGGCTCGGCTACCGAGACCCAGGTGCCGGCCGGCCCCCAGACCATGACGCCGTCCGAAGCGTTCGTGGAAACCATGGTCGCCAATGGCGTCACCGACATGTTCGGCATCATGGGCTCCGCCTTCATGGATGCCATGGACATCTTCGCTCCGGCCGGCATCCGCCTGATCCCGGTGGTGCATGAACAGGGCGCGGGCCACATGGCCGACGGCTACGCCCGCGTGTCGGGCCGCCATGGCGTGGTGATCGGCCAGAACGGGCCGGGCATCTCGAACTGCGTGACCTCCATCGCCGCTGCGTACTGGGCCCACAGCCCGGTCGTGATCGTCACCCCCGAGGCCGGCACCACCGGCATCGGCCTGGGCGGCTTCCAGGAAGCCAAGCAGCTGCCGATGTTCCAGGAGTTCACCAAGTACCAGGGCCATGTGACCCACCCGCAGCGCATGGCCGAATTCACCGGCCGCTGCTTCGACCGCGCGCTGGCCGAGATGGGCCCGACCCAGCTCAACATCCCGCGTGACTACTTCTACGGCAAGATCACCGCCGAGATTCCGAAGCCGCAGCGCCTGGACCGCGGCCCCGGCGGCGAGCAAAGCCTGAACGAAGCCGCCGAACTGCTGGCCCAGGCCAAGTTCCCGGTGATCATCTCGGGGGGCGGCGTGGTGATGGCCGACGCGATCGAGGAATGCAAGGCACTGGCCGAGCGCCTGGGCGCACCGGTGGTCAACAGCTACCTGCACAACGACTCCTTCCCCGCCAGCCACCCGCTGTGGTGCGGCCCGCTGGGCTACCAGGGCTCGAAGGCTGCCATGAAGCTGATCTCGCGCGCCGACGTGGTGATCGCGCTGGGCTCGCGCCTGGGGCCGTTCGGCACGCTGCCGCAGCACGGCATGGACTACTGGCCGAAGAACGCCAAGATCATCCAGATCGACGCCGACCACAAGATGCTGGGCCTGGTGAAGAAGATCTCGGTGGGCATCTGCGGCGACGCCAAGGCCGCCGCCATCGCCCTCACGCAGCGACTGGCCGGCCGCACGCTCGCCTGCGACAGCAGCCGCGACGCCCGCGCCACGGAAATCGCCAGCGAGAAGACCGCATGGGAAAAGGAACTGGACGAGTGGACGCACGAGCGCGACCCGTACAGCCTGGACATGATCGAAGAGCAGAAGCACGAGCGCACCTTCAACGGCGGCACCTACCTGCACCCGCGCCAGGTCCTTCGCGAGCTGGAGAAGGCCATGCCGGCCGACGTGATGGTCTCCACCGACATCGGCAACATCAACTCGGTCGCCAACAGCTACCTGCGCTTCGAGAAGCCGCGCAGCTTCTTCGCGGCGATGAGCTGGGGCAACTGCGGCTACGCGTTCCCGACCATCATCGGCGCCAAGGTGGCAGCACCGCACCGCCCGGCCGTCTCGTACGCTGGTGACGGCGCCTGGGGCATGAGCCTGATGGAAACCATGACCTGCGTGCGCCACAACATCCCGGTGACGGCCGTGGTCTTCCACAACCGCCAGTGGGGTGCCGAGAAGAAGAACCAGGTGGACTTCTACAACCGCCGCTTCGTCGCGGGCGAACTCGACAACCAGAGCTTCGCCGAGATCGCCAAGGCAATGGGCGCGGAAGGCATCGTGGTCGACCGCCTCGAGGACGTTGGCCCCGCACTCAAGCGCGCCATCGACCTGCAGATGAACCACGGCAAGACCACGATCATCGAGGTCCTGTGCACGCGTGAACTCGGCGATCCGTTCCGCCGCGACGCGCTCTCAAAGCCGGTGCGCTACCTGGACAAGTACAAGGACTACGTCTGA
- a CDS encoding anti-sigma factor, translated as MNENRPVQEEDLQAYVDNALDEARRHEIEGYLSDHPEVARRVEGYAAQRQQLRDALAPVASEPIPPELNLRHMVAARRTRTAAPWRLAASVFVALCVGGLAGWMGRGATEPATGGIAALAREATASYQVFASDPNRPVEIGANDSADLVRWVSARLQRPVAVPDLTRSGYRYMGGRLVATEHGPAGLFLYDDGHGTRVAMLVRPMKVEQDTPMKAHRQAGVAGYSWADRGLGYSLVAADSTDGLHPLADEMRRQIDQRARKPTPA; from the coding sequence ATGAACGAAAACCGGCCCGTGCAGGAAGAGGACCTGCAGGCCTACGTGGATAACGCGCTGGACGAGGCGCGCCGGCACGAGATCGAAGGCTACCTGAGCGATCACCCGGAAGTCGCGCGCCGCGTCGAGGGCTACGCTGCGCAGCGGCAGCAATTGCGCGATGCCCTCGCCCCGGTGGCGAGCGAGCCGATCCCGCCGGAACTGAACCTGCGGCACATGGTTGCGGCGCGTCGCACGCGCACTGCAGCCCCATGGCGACTTGCCGCTTCAGTGTTTGTCGCGCTGTGCGTGGGTGGCCTGGCGGGCTGGATGGGACGCGGCGCCACCGAGCCGGCAACCGGCGGCATCGCCGCCCTGGCCCGCGAGGCCACGGCAAGCTACCAGGTCTTTGCATCCGACCCGAACCGGCCCGTGGAGATCGGCGCGAACGACAGCGCCGACCTCGTCAGGTGGGTATCGGCGCGGCTGCAGCGCCCCGTGGCCGTGCCGGACCTTACCCGTTCCGGCTACCGCTACATGGGCGGGCGGCTGGTGGCGACCGAGCACGGCCCCGCCGGCCTCTTCCTGTATGACGACGGGCACGGCACGCGCGTGGCCATGCTGGTGCGGCCGATGAAAGTGGAACAGGACACGCCGATGAAAGCGCATCGCCAGGCCGGCGTGGCGGGTTATTCGTGGGCGGACCGGGGTCTCGGCTACAGCCTGGTCGCCGCCGATTCGACCGATGGCCTGCATCCGCTTGCTGACGAGATGCGGCGCCAGATCGACCAGCGCGCCCGAAAGCCTACGCCGGCATAG
- a CDS encoding sigma-70 family RNA polymerase sigma factor produces the protein MIPALRRYARALLREQDSADDLVQDCLEKVITYWDSRRGHGDTRSWVFAILHNLAMTALRRAGSRSLHIAIEDVAESLSARATQEDGLHYRDLMSALDTLPAEQRSVLLLVSVEDMSYADAARVLDIPIGTVMSRLSRARERLLKIMEGGAAATASGSGSGSGSAQGSPQKAALRRVK, from the coding sequence ATGATCCCCGCGTTGCGGCGCTACGCGCGTGCGCTGCTGCGCGAGCAGGACAGCGCCGACGACCTCGTGCAGGACTGCCTGGAAAAGGTCATCACATACTGGGACAGCCGCCGCGGCCACGGCGACACCCGCAGCTGGGTGTTCGCCATCCTGCATAACCTGGCCATGACGGCGCTGCGCCGGGCGGGCTCGCGCAGCCTGCATATCGCCATCGAGGACGTGGCCGAATCGCTGAGCGCGCGCGCCACGCAGGAAGATGGCCTGCACTACCGCGACCTCATGAGCGCGCTCGATACCTTGCCGGCGGAGCAGCGCAGCGTGCTGCTGCTGGTGTCGGTCGAAGACATGTCCTACGCGGACGCCGCCCGCGTGCTCGACATTCCCATCGGTACCGTAATGTCGCGCCTGTCGCGCGCGCGGGAGCGGTTGCTGAAGATCATGGAAGGCGGCGCCGCCGCCACGGCGTCGGGATCGGGATCGGGATCGGGATCGGCACAGGGATCGCCACAGAAGGCGGCATTGCGGAGGGTCAAATGA
- a CDS encoding YncE family protein — translation MNRAPAKTTKTALTLALLLGLSGTALAGQAPGPLSAPNVPVSHRDRIYAAEQFSNTVSVTDPADNKLLGVIRLGDPTPGNLSPLYRGQLLVHGLGFSPDRRTLAVVSIGSNSVSFIDTATNAVKHVTYVGRSPHEAFYTPDGKEVWVTVRGENYISVIDARTFTEKTRITVAAGPGMQIFSPDGKYGYICSSFNPEVAVVTVVDHKVVARVKQESPFCPNIAATPDGKQVWFTLKDIGKTQVFDARPPFSLLKTLETGAITNHVNFAHTAAGTFAYVTIGGLNQVKVFRTDDFSQVATIPVGALPHGLWPSGDGTRIYVGLENADSLAAIDTATNQVVANVPVGQAPQAIVYVPNAVPEGPGTQGLQPIGNAAQTTQLTLVPVTGGKPAGGGAAPTSVTLFDQGLLQVLQASVTGLQPKQPYVLALASRPDGTGPLEPLANFNTNPAGAAIVNAIGPIRQVVQGIAGTEARRYLVIAPAVDGKPATPVQVQAM, via the coding sequence ATGAACCGCGCCCCCGCCAAAACCACCAAGACCGCCCTGACCCTCGCGCTGCTGCTCGGCCTGTCCGGCACCGCACTGGCCGGCCAAGCGCCCGGCCCACTGAGCGCACCCAACGTGCCCGTCAGCCACCGCGACCGCATCTACGCGGCCGAGCAGTTCTCGAACACTGTGTCGGTGACCGATCCGGCCGACAACAAGCTGCTGGGCGTGATCCGGCTGGGCGATCCGACACCGGGCAACCTCAGCCCGCTCTACCGCGGCCAGTTGCTCGTGCATGGCCTGGGCTTCTCGCCCGACCGGCGCACGCTGGCGGTGGTGTCGATCGGCTCCAACTCGGTGTCCTTCATCGACACGGCGACCAATGCCGTCAAGCACGTGACTTACGTGGGACGCTCGCCGCATGAAGCGTTCTACACGCCTGACGGCAAGGAAGTCTGGGTAACGGTGCGCGGCGAGAACTACATTTCGGTCATCGACGCCAGGACGTTCACAGAGAAGACTCGCATCACCGTCGCCGCCGGCCCGGGCATGCAGATCTTTTCGCCGGACGGCAAATACGGCTACATCTGCTCGTCCTTCAACCCTGAAGTCGCGGTCGTCACCGTAGTCGACCACAAGGTCGTCGCGCGCGTGAAGCAGGAAAGCCCGTTCTGCCCGAACATTGCCGCCACGCCAGACGGCAAGCAGGTGTGGTTCACGCTCAAGGATATCGGCAAGACCCAGGTGTTCGACGCCCGCCCGCCGTTCAGCCTGCTCAAGACCCTTGAGACCGGCGCGATCACCAACCACGTGAACTTTGCGCACACCGCGGCCGGCACGTTCGCCTACGTGACCATCGGCGGGCTGAACCAGGTGAAGGTCTTCCGCACGGACGACTTCTCCCAGGTGGCAACGATTCCCGTGGGCGCCCTGCCGCATGGCCTCTGGCCGTCCGGCGACGGTACCCGCATCTACGTGGGCCTGGAGAACGCGGACAGCCTTGCGGCCATCGACACCGCCACCAACCAGGTCGTCGCCAATGTGCCAGTAGGCCAGGCGCCGCAGGCCATCGTCTATGTACCGAATGCCGTGCCTGAAGGACCGGGGACGCAAGGACTGCAGCCGATCGGCAACGCCGCGCAAACCACGCAACTGACGCTGGTGCCCGTAACCGGGGGCAAACCCGCTGGCGGCGGCGCCGCGCCGACAAGCGTGACGCTCTTCGACCAGGGGCTGCTGCAGGTCCTGCAGGCGTCTGTCACCGGGCTGCAGCCCAAGCAGCCTTACGTCCTCGCGCTGGCAAGCCGACCAGACGGCACCGGTCCGCTGGAGCCGCTGGCCAACTTCAACACCAACCCGGCGGGAGCGGCCATCGTCAACGCGATCGGGCCGATCCGGCAAGTCGTGCAAGGCATTGCCGGGACCGAAGCGCGGCGCTATCTTGTGATCGCGCCAGCCGTCGACGGCAAGCCCGCCACGCCGGTCCAGGTACAGGCCATGTAG
- a CDS encoding DUF305 domain-containing protein: MALPPRPPRSPASAWAVLALTAAFLLPAAAKAQGTTDQQKFASENEAAMTRMMDGMAVQPSGDIDQDFAAMMIPHHQGAIDMAMAELRYGRNEQLRRIAQEIIVGQLQEIAAMRLALGQPLPPSAPAPTQPARSDQAPPQAAGHSHATHVH, translated from the coding sequence ATGGCACTCCCGCCCCGCCCACCGCGCTCCCCCGCCTCTGCCTGGGCTGTCCTGGCATTGACGGCCGCCTTCCTGCTCCCGGCTGCCGCCAAGGCCCAGGGCACCACAGACCAGCAGAAATTCGCGTCCGAGAACGAGGCCGCCATGACGCGGATGATGGACGGCATGGCCGTACAGCCCAGCGGCGATATCGACCAGGACTTCGCCGCCATGATGATTCCGCATCACCAGGGCGCCATCGACATGGCCATGGCCGAGTTGCGCTACGGGCGCAATGAACAGCTGCGGCGCATTGCGCAGGAAATCATCGTCGGACAGCTGCAGGAGATTGCCGCGATGCGGCTCGCGCTCGGCCAGCCGCTGCCGCCCTCCGCCCCCGCACCGACCCAGCCGGCCAGAAGCGACCAGGCCCCGCCGCAAGCGGCCGGGCACAGCCATGCCACACACGTACACTGA
- a CDS encoding tripartite tricarboxylate transporter substrate binding protein, translating to MTQFDPVRRDVLKLAAALGAGALAPSLARAQAWPAKPIRLVVPFAPGGSSEIVARSTAAELTRLLGVSVFVENKPGGAGNVAMGEVARADDQHTLILGHIGTLAVNPYIFARLPYDPNKDFRPISLLSKVPSLYVIHPDVPAKNLKEFIALAKSKPGKLNYGSAGNGSAGHLAFEYLKAATGTFITHVPYRGSGPQITDLLSGRLDAAAVGAPAILPFIKAGKLRCIATGTSQRIPQLPEVGTVAEQGYPGFEMTQWYGLLAPASLSQPATDKLADAAAKAVKSPASTQRLSADAALVVGSTPQEFAQFIAQEQQRWRPIIARAQIKPD from the coding sequence ATGACCCAGTTTGACCCCGTCCGCCGCGACGTCCTGAAGCTCGCCGCCGCGCTAGGCGCCGGCGCCCTCGCGCCTTCGCTCGCGCGGGCGCAGGCGTGGCCCGCCAAGCCCATCCGCCTGGTGGTGCCGTTCGCGCCGGGCGGCAGTTCAGAGATCGTGGCCCGCTCGACCGCCGCCGAACTGACCCGGCTACTTGGCGTATCGGTATTCGTCGAGAACAAGCCCGGCGGCGCAGGCAATGTCGCCATGGGAGAAGTGGCGCGCGCCGATGACCAGCACACGTTGATCCTGGGCCATATTGGTACCCTCGCGGTGAATCCCTACATCTTCGCCAGGCTGCCGTACGACCCGAACAAGGACTTCCGCCCGATTTCCCTGCTGTCCAAGGTGCCGAGCCTGTACGTGATCCATCCCGACGTGCCGGCGAAGAACCTGAAGGAGTTCATCGCGCTGGCCAAGAGCAAGCCCGGCAAGCTCAACTACGGTTCGGCCGGCAATGGCAGCGCGGGGCATCTTGCCTTCGAGTACCTGAAGGCCGCAACCGGCACCTTCATCACCCATGTGCCGTACCGCGGCAGCGGCCCGCAGATCACTGACCTGCTGTCCGGCAGACTCGACGCGGCCGCGGTCGGCGCGCCGGCCATCCTGCCGTTCATCAAGGCGGGCAAGCTGCGCTGCATCGCCACGGGCACGTCGCAGCGCATCCCGCAGCTGCCTGAGGTCGGCACGGTCGCTGAACAGGGCTATCCGGGCTTCGAGATGACGCAGTGGTACGGCCTGCTGGCCCCGGCAAGCCTGTCGCAGCCGGCCACCGACAAGCTCGCCGACGCCGCGGCCAAGGCGGTCAAGAGCCCTGCGTCGACACAGCGGCTGAGCGCCGATGCGGCGCTGGTGGTGGGCAGCACGCCGCAGGAGTTCGCGCAGTTCATTGCGCAGGAACAGCAGCGGTGGAGGCCGATCATTGCGCGGGCGCAGATTAAGCCGGATTGA